The following DNA comes from Anaerolineales bacterium.
TGTGCCGGGCACCACCGTTGCCACCGAGTGGACCTGGGACCTCCGACGAACGGGCGCCCTCCCGCCCGGTACAGAGGTTTGGTGGAGATGGATCGTGCAAGATTCCGCAGGTGGGGAGTTGACGACGCCGGACCAGTCCATAGTTGTCGAGGACACCCAGCGCTCCTGGCGCAATACGGCTTCGGATCCAATCGATCTCTACTGGTATACCGGCGACAACCGGTTTGCCGATACCCTGATGGGCGCTGCCCAGGCCGCCCTGGTCACCATCCGGGAGGCGACGGGAGTCGAGTATGACGGAGATATCCGCCTCTATGTCTATGGCGACTCCACGGAAATGCAGTCGGCAACGCTGTTCGCTCCCGACTGGAGTGGAGGGCTTGCCTTCCCGGAGCACAGCGCCGTGCTGGCCGCCATTGCGCCGAATGAGCTGGCGTGGGGCCAGCGGGCGGTCGCCCACGAACTCACCCATGTCGTGCTTGGTCAGTACACCTTCTCCTGTCTCGATTCGACGCCCACCTGGGTGACCGAAGGCCTGGCGATGTATGCCGAGGGGGAGCCGGAGGAAGGTCTGCTCTCGAGCCTGGAAGAGGCCGTCCAGGAAGGGACGCTCTTACCCGTGCGATCCCTCAGCCAGGGCTTCTCAAATGACCCCTACCTATCCTACCTGGCGTATGCCCAATCCTACAGCCTGGTTGATTTCCTGGTGGGAGAGTACGGGCCGGAGA
Coding sequences within:
- a CDS encoding peptidase MA family metallohydrolase, whose amino-acid sequence is MKTLLFAVLSGMLALSPARVRPAQIDIARNEAEASFPNAITFYLTASSPASIESVELEFGTDATACGESTARVVPDDFVPGTTVATEWTWDLRRTGALPPGTEVWWRWIVQDSAGGELTTPDQSIVVEDTQRSWRNTASDPIDLYWYTGDNRFADTLMGAAQAALVTIREATGVEYDGDIRLYVYGDSTEMQSATLFAPDWSGGLAFPEHSAVLAAIAPNELAWGQRAVAHELTHVVLGQYTFSCLDSTPTWVTEGLAMYAEGEPEEGLLSSLEEAVQEGTLLPVRSLSQGFSNDPYLSYLAYAQSYSLVDFLVGEYGPERMIALLDQFRQGSTEDQALQRVYAFDRDGLDAAWRTSIGAAESQGAVPAEGKPTPTPYPTFAPLGAPNAGAATSVVSALTAAATPIPATDETKPSGKAPPGLCAAPAAIGVVGLGLMLLPRAQRRAGA